A DNA window from Phaeobacter sp. A36a-5a contains the following coding sequences:
- a CDS encoding THUMP domain-containing class I SAM-dependent RNA methyltransferase: MDTCDTFEIFLTAPPGMEQTLQREATEAGFAGAKTVPGGVTFEGGWPDVWRANLQLRGAARVLARIGSFRAFHLAQLDKRARKFPWSDVLRADVPVRVETTTNKKSKIYHAGAATQRIERAITEELGAEISADAPITVKLRIEDNLCTFSVDTSGEGLHKRGHKTAVGKAPMRENLAALFLRDCGYDGQEPVVDPMCGSGTFVIEAAEIARGLFPGRSRSFAFEQMASFDPDAWQALRAEQNPRQTSARCYGSDRNDGAVDMATANAERAGVGDLVTIVQQAVSDLTPPDLGPEGKPGLVIVNPPYGARIGNKKLLYALYAALGETLMVRFSGWRVGIVTSETSLAKATNLPFKPFGPPVAHGGLKIRLFQTNPLP, translated from the coding sequence ATGGATACATGTGATACATTCGAGATCTTCCTGACCGCCCCTCCGGGGATGGAGCAGACCCTGCAGCGCGAAGCGACGGAGGCTGGCTTTGCCGGTGCCAAAACGGTACCCGGTGGCGTCACTTTTGAAGGCGGCTGGCCCGATGTCTGGCGCGCCAATCTGCAATTGCGCGGCGCCGCGCGCGTGCTGGCCCGTATCGGTTCTTTCCGTGCGTTTCACCTCGCGCAGCTCGACAAGCGCGCCCGCAAATTTCCCTGGTCGGATGTGCTGCGCGCGGATGTCCCGGTCCGCGTGGAGACCACAACCAACAAGAAATCCAAGATCTACCACGCAGGTGCGGCCACCCAGCGTATCGAACGTGCGATCACAGAGGAGCTTGGCGCCGAGATCAGCGCCGATGCCCCCATCACGGTGAAACTGCGGATCGAGGATAATCTCTGCACCTTCAGCGTCGATACCTCCGGCGAGGGGCTGCACAAGCGCGGTCACAAGACAGCCGTGGGCAAGGCGCCGATGCGCGAGAACCTCGCCGCTCTGTTCCTGCGGGACTGCGGGTATGACGGGCAGGAGCCCGTGGTGGATCCGATGTGCGGCTCCGGCACCTTTGTGATCGAGGCGGCCGAGATCGCCAGAGGGCTGTTTCCCGGCCGCAGCCGCAGTTTTGCGTTTGAACAGATGGCCAGCTTTGATCCCGATGCTTGGCAGGCCCTGCGTGCTGAGCAGAACCCGCGCCAGACCAGCGCACGCTGCTACGGATCCGACCGCAATGATGGCGCGGTTGACATGGCCACCGCCAATGCCGAACGGGCAGGGGTCGGCGATCTGGTGACCATTGTTCAGCAGGCGGTCAGCGACCTGACGCCACCGGATCTGGGTCCGGAGGGCAAACCGGGTCTGGTGATCGTGAACCCGCCTTATGGCGCGCGGATCGGCAACAAGAAGCTGCTCTATGCGCTCTATGCGGCGCTTGGGGAAACGCTGATGGTCCGTTTCAGTGGTTGGCGCGTCGGCATCGTTACCAGCGAGACCTCCTTGGCCAAGGCGACGAATTTGCCCTTCAAACCCTTTGGTCCGCCGGTGGCCCATGGCGGTTTGAAGATCCGGCTGTTCCAGACCAATCCGCTGCCATAG